In one Nicotiana tomentosiformis chromosome 6, ASM39032v3, whole genome shotgun sequence genomic region, the following are encoded:
- the LOC104117197 gene encoding putative GATA transcription factor 22, with amino-acid sequence MIPTYRNSSSSPSFPFELNNNEVHDLSHINPLVSPSYQVASSSSYSSCQTFFNNSTTNQDQMGYYRSQFYQPQYQPEVDNFASRSGSHDHLEKKNKGLKLTLWKKGDKLMQKMKNSDHAHIKLKLEDQKKQQSYPNLETDYSSNSSSNNSNNNNIPIRVCSDCNTTKTPLWRSGPKGPKSLCNACGIRQRKARRAMAAAAAAANGTNFTTETSTTTTATATAMKIKVQQKQKITTKVNNNHVVPFKKRCKFITSTTAAAVGSSSSTINNAQKKICFEDFFVNLSNNLALHRVFPQDEKEAAILLMALSSGLVHG; translated from the exons ATGATTCCCACTTACagaaattcttcttcttctccttcattTCCTTTTGAACTTAATAATAATGAGGTTCATGATCTAAGTCATATTAATCCTCTTGTTAGCCCTAGCTATCAAGTTGCTTCGTCATCTTCTTACTCGTCTTGCCAAACTTTCTTCAATAATTCAACTACTAATCAAGATCAAATGGGATATTATCGTTCTCAATTTTACCAGCCACAATACCAACCCGAG GTTGATAATTTTGCTTCAAGAAGTGGATCACATGATCATCTAGAGAAGAAAAACAAGGGACTCAAATTAACCTTGTGGAAAAAAGGAGATAAGTTGATGCAAAAGATGAAGAATTCAGATCACGCACATATCAAATTGAAGTTAGAAGATCAGAAGAAGCAGCAATCATATCCTAATTTGGAAACTGATTACAGCAGCAACAGCTCTTCCaacaatagtaataacaacaatattccAATTAGGGTTTGTTCTGATTGTAACACTACTAAAACCCCTCTTTGGAGAAGTGGTCCTAAAGGCCCTAAG TCACTTTGTAACGCATGTGGAATTCGACAAAGGAAAGCAAGGAGAGCCATGGCAGCAGCAGCAGCTGCAGCAAATGGGACAAATTTCACGACtgaaacatcaacaacaacaacagcaacagcaacagcaaTGAAGATAAAAGTGCAACAGAAACAGAAGATAACTACAAAAGTGAATAACAATCATGTTGTACCCTTCAAGAAAAGGTGCAAATTCATAACATCTACTACTGCTGCTGCTGTTGGATCATCTTCATCTACTATTAATAATGCACAAAAGAAGATTTGTTTCGAGGATTTCTTCGTCAACTTGAGCAACAATTTGGCGTTACATCGCGTTTTTCCACAGGATGAGAAGGAAGCTGCAATTTTGCTAATGGCACTATCTAGTGGCCTTGTTCATGGTTGA